A region from the Mycobacterium heidelbergense genome encodes:
- a CDS encoding DUF2752 domain-containing protein, which translates to MLKNVTNQPRLGAHRHHRYTAAATGVALAGALGYVGLVDPHNTNSVYPLCPFKWLTGWNCPFCGGLRMTHDLLHGDLAASINDNVFLLLGIPMLAGWILIRRRHGHSSLPIPATVTLVIVAAAWTVLRNLPGFPLVPTVLGG; encoded by the coding sequence ATGCTGAAAAACGTGACCAACCAGCCCCGGCTCGGTGCGCATCGTCATCACCGCTACACCGCGGCGGCCACCGGCGTGGCGCTGGCCGGCGCGCTCGGCTATGTCGGTCTGGTCGACCCGCACAACACGAATTCGGTGTACCCGCTGTGCCCGTTCAAATGGCTCACCGGCTGGAACTGCCCCTTCTGCGGTGGGCTTCGGATGACCCATGACCTGCTGCACGGTGACCTGGCGGCCAGCATCAACGACAACGTCTTCCTGCTGCTGGGCATCCCGATGCTGGCCGGATGGATCCTGATTCGCCGCCGCCACGGTCACTCGTCGCTGCCGATACCGGCGACTGTGACGCTCGTCATCGTGGCGGCAGCGTGGACGGTGCTGCGCAATCTTCCTGGCTTTCCGTTGGTGCCGACCGTTCTCGGCGGGTAG
- a CDS encoding HNH endonuclease signature motif containing protein — translation MGSSTREEVREDFDVLRAAVSRVIEHSYDALTTPERLALLERLEQETRRLRVPGHQLINQLDAQAGDEELGGTLRSALADRLHITRAEAGRRIGEAKDLGERRALTGESLAPQLGATATAQRQGLIGQGHITVIRSFFAHLPAEVDLFTREAAEADLADKASHYRPDELATYARRVMDWLHPDGEFNDAERARRRALTVGKQEFDGMSRLSGYLTPEARATMEAVLAKLAAPGACNPEDDTPVVDATPGEEAVRRDTRSQAQRNHDGLLAGLRALLASGKLGQHNGLPVSIVVTTTLKDLEAGAGKAHTGGGSLLPLSDVIRMASHAHHYLALFDNAKPLALYHTKRFASPAQRIMLYAKDRGCTKPGCTAPAYHSQVHHVRGWQNTRRTHINDLALACGPDNRLAEEGWTTRTNAHGDTEWIPPPHLDHGQPRTNPFHHPERFHHHNDEDP, via the coding sequence ATGGGTTCGAGCACGCGCGAGGAGGTCCGGGAGGACTTTGATGTGCTGCGTGCGGCGGTGTCGCGTGTTATCGAGCATTCCTATGACGCGTTGACGACTCCCGAGCGGCTGGCGTTGCTGGAGCGCCTCGAACAGGAAACCCGCCGGCTGCGTGTGCCGGGGCATCAGTTGATCAATCAACTCGACGCCCAAGCCGGTGATGAGGAGTTGGGGGGCACGTTGCGTTCGGCGCTGGCCGACCGGCTACACATCACCAGGGCCGAGGCCGGTCGGCGGATCGGGGAAGCTAAAGATTTGGGGGAGCGTCGCGCCCTAACCGGAGAGTCTTTGGCGCCGCAACTGGGCGCCACCGCGACCGCCCAACGCCAGGGGCTCATCGGCCAGGGGCATATCACGGTGATCCGCAGCTTCTTCGCGCACCTGCCCGCCGAGGTGGACCTGTTCACTCGGGAGGCCGCCGAGGCCGATCTGGCCGACAAAGCTAGCCATTATCGCCCTGATGAGTTGGCCACATATGCCCGGCGGGTCATGGACTGGCTTCATCCCGACGGGGAATTCAACGATGCCGAACGCGCCCGCAGACGCGCCCTCACGGTCGGTAAGCAGGAATTCGACGGGATGTCACGGCTGAGCGGCTATTTGACCCCCGAGGCCCGAGCCACCATGGAGGCGGTGTTGGCCAAGCTGGCCGCCCCCGGCGCGTGCAACCCCGAGGATGACACCCCGGTCGTTGATGCGACACCGGGGGAGGAGGCGGTGCGCCGCGACACCCGCTCCCAGGCTCAGCGCAACCATGACGGTCTGTTGGCCGGGCTGCGCGCCCTGCTGGCCTCCGGCAAGCTGGGCCAGCACAACGGGTTGCCCGTGTCGATCGTCGTGACCACCACGCTCAAGGACCTGGAAGCCGGGGCGGGCAAGGCCCACACCGGGGGCGGCTCGCTGCTGCCCCTCAGTGATGTGATTCGCATGGCCAGCCACGCGCATCACTACCTGGCCCTTTTCGACAACGCCAAACCGCTGGCGCTGTATCACACCAAACGATTCGCCTCCCCCGCCCAGCGCATCATGCTCTACGCCAAAGACAGAGGATGCACCAAGCCGGGCTGTACCGCACCGGCCTACCACAGCCAAGTCCACCACGTGCGCGGCTGGCAGAACACCCGGCGCACCCACATCAACGACCTCGCCCTGGCCTGCGGCCCCGATAACCGCCTCGCCGAAGAGGGCTGGACCACCCGCACCAACGCCCACGGCGACACCGAATGGATCCCCCCACCCCACCTCGACCACGGACAACCACGAACCAACCCCTTCCACCACCCAGAACGATTCCACCACCACAACGACGAAGACCCGTAG
- a CDS encoding prolipoprotein diacylglyceryl transferase, with protein MTMPPVYFPSPPQGVWHLGPLPIRAYALFIITGIVVCLVIGDRRWEARGGQRGVIYDIALWAVPFGLVGGRLYHLATDWRTYWGPGGAGLGAALRIWDGGLGIWGAVALGGVGAWIGVRRRGIPLPAFADAIAPGIILAQAIGRLGNYFNQELYGRETTMPWGLEVFYRRDPSGYVDPHSLDGVSTGQVAFVVQPTFLYELIWNVLVFVALIYVDRRFRLGHGRLFALYVAGYCIGRFGVELLRNDAATHIAGIRINVFTSTFVFIGAVVYIILAPKGREDPESLRGTDHVADETPEPEPAIVASAAATAGAAAFGGGEGGDEAEAEEPDVTEAEAAVAEAEADETEAAKAEGPEAEAAESETEIEASEEQVDEAKTEVQEAEAEAEESEVAKTEEPELQAPEPEVEEPEADSESSGPEGVAEEAAQDDAASESGSDTEEVADETPVDDATTSDTGGSTRRRFGFRLRNRGVR; from the coding sequence ATGACGATGCCGCCGGTCTATTTCCCCAGCCCGCCACAGGGCGTATGGCACCTGGGGCCGTTGCCTATTCGCGCCTACGCGCTGTTCATCATCACCGGCATCGTGGTCTGCCTGGTGATCGGCGACCGGCGGTGGGAGGCCCGCGGTGGCCAGCGCGGCGTGATCTACGACATCGCGTTGTGGGCCGTGCCGTTCGGGCTGGTGGGCGGCCGGCTCTATCACCTGGCCACCGACTGGCGGACCTACTGGGGGCCGGGCGGCGCCGGGCTCGGTGCGGCGCTGCGGATCTGGGACGGCGGCCTGGGCATCTGGGGCGCGGTAGCCCTCGGGGGTGTCGGCGCGTGGATCGGCGTTCGGCGCCGCGGGATCCCGCTGCCGGCCTTCGCCGACGCGATCGCGCCGGGAATCATCCTGGCGCAGGCCATCGGTCGGCTCGGCAACTATTTCAACCAGGAACTCTACGGCAGGGAAACAACGATGCCGTGGGGCTTGGAGGTCTTCTACCGGCGAGACCCGTCCGGCTACGTCGACCCACATTCGCTCGACGGCGTCTCGACGGGGCAGGTCGCGTTCGTCGTGCAACCCACGTTCCTCTACGAATTGATTTGGAACGTCCTGGTTTTTGTCGCATTGATCTATGTGGACCGACGCTTCAGGCTGGGCCACGGGCGGCTGTTCGCGCTCTATGTGGCCGGCTACTGCATCGGGCGCTTCGGCGTCGAGCTGCTGCGCAACGACGCCGCCACACACATCGCCGGAATCCGGATCAACGTGTTCACATCGACGTTCGTGTTCATCGGGGCCGTGGTGTACATCATTTTGGCGCCGAAGGGCCGCGAGGATCCCGAGAGTCTGCGCGGCACCGATCACGTTGCCGACGAAACACCAGAGCCCGAGCCGGCGATCGTCGCTTCGGCCGCGGCGACGGCCGGGGCGGCCGCGTTTGGCGGCGGCGAAGGTGGCGACGAGGCCGAGGCCGAAGAGCCCGATGTCACGGAGGCGGAAGCCGCCGTGGCTGAGGCTGAAGCCGACGAGACCGAAGCGGCCAAGGCCGAAGGACCAGAAGCCGAAGCCGCAGAATCGGAGACCGAGATCGAGGCGTCGGAGGAGCAAGTCGACGAGGCCAAAACCGAAGTCCAGGAGGCCGAAGCCGAAGCCGAAGAGTCCGAAGTGGCCAAGACGGAGGAACCGGAGCTTCAAGCCCCAGAGCCTGAAGTCGAAGAGCCCGAGGCTGATTCAGAGTCATCGGGACCGGAAGGCGTGGCCGAAGAGGCCGCGCAAGACGACGCGGCAAGCGAATCGGGCTCCGACACGGAAGAGGTAGCCGACGAAACCCCCGTCGATGACGCGACGACATCGGACACTGGCGGCTCAACCCGGCGGCGATTCGGCTTCCGACTGAGGAACCGAGGGGTCCGCTAG
- the trpA gene encoding tryptophan synthase subunit alpha gives MTAASRLGPIFAACRKDNRAALIGYLPTGYPDVPTSVDAMTALVESGCDIIEVGVPYSDPGMDGPTIARATEAALRGGVRVRDTLAAVEAIGLAGGRAVVMTYWNPVLRYGVDAFARDLAAAGGHGLITPDLIPDEAEQWLAASEEHRLDRIFLVAPSSTPQRLVATVEASRGFVYAASTMGVTGARDAVSQAAPALVSRVRAVSDIPVGVGLGVRSREQAAQIGSYADGVIVGSALVSALGDGGLPALRALTGELAVGVRQRAAAS, from the coding sequence ATGACCGCAGCAAGTCGGCTGGGCCCAATCTTCGCCGCGTGCCGCAAGGACAATCGCGCGGCGCTCATCGGCTACCTGCCAACCGGATACCCCGACGTGCCCACCTCCGTGGACGCGATGACCGCGCTCGTCGAATCCGGTTGCGACATCATCGAAGTCGGGGTCCCCTATTCGGATCCGGGCATGGACGGCCCGACCATCGCCAGGGCGACCGAGGCCGCGCTGCGCGGGGGAGTGCGCGTCCGGGACACGCTGGCCGCCGTCGAGGCGATCGGCCTGGCAGGCGGACGCGCCGTGGTGATGACCTACTGGAATCCGGTGCTGCGCTACGGTGTTGACGCGTTCGCGCGGGACCTCGCGGCGGCCGGCGGGCACGGCCTGATCACTCCCGACCTCATCCCCGACGAAGCGGAACAGTGGCTGGCGGCATCGGAGGAGCATCGATTGGATCGCATATTCCTGGTGGCGCCGTCCTCGACGCCGCAGCGCCTGGTGGCCACGGTCGAGGCATCGCGCGGATTCGTCTACGCGGCATCGACGATGGGTGTCACCGGGGCGCGTGACGCGGTGTCGCAGGCGGCACCCGCATTGGTGAGCAGGGTGAGGGCGGTGTCCGACATACCCGTCGGCGTCGGGCTTGGGGTGCGGTCGCGGGAACAGGCCGCGCAGATCGGCAGCTACGCCGACGGCGTCATCGTCGGATCGGCGCTGGTGTCGGCGCTGGGCGACGGTGGTTTGCCCGCATTGCGCGCGCTGACCGGGGAACTGGCCGTCGGCGTGCGGCAAAGGGCGGCCGCCTCATGA
- the trpB gene encoding tryptophan synthase subunit beta codes for MMVDLSRPELPLSSAAIAEPTRHDPDPGGHFGVYGGRYVAEALMAVIEEVTAAYDKERVNPDFLDTLDNLQANYAGRPSPLYEAARLGEHAGGARIFLKREDLNHTGSHKINNVLGQALLAQRMGKTRVIAETGAGQHGVATATACALLGLDCVIYMGAVDTERQALNVARMRLLGAEVVSVESGSKTLKDAINEAFRDWVTNADNTYYCFGTAAGPHPFPTMVRDFQRIIGLETRVQIRAQAGRLPDAVTACVGGGSNAIGIFHAFIDDPGVRLVGFEAAGDGVETGRHAATFTGGSPGAFQGSFSYLLQDEDGQTIESHSISAGLDYPGVGPEHAWLRETGRAEYRPITDAEAMDAFGLLCRTEGIIPAIESAHAVAGALKLGVELGRDAIIVVNLSGRGDKDVETAAKWFGLLDRGKQ; via the coding sequence GTGATGGTGGATCTGTCCCGCCCGGAGCTTCCGCTTTCGAGTGCGGCCATCGCCGAACCCACCCGCCACGACCCCGATCCGGGTGGTCATTTCGGCGTTTACGGTGGCCGCTACGTCGCCGAGGCGCTGATGGCGGTGATCGAGGAGGTCACCGCCGCCTACGACAAGGAACGCGTCAACCCGGATTTTCTGGACACGCTGGATAACCTGCAGGCCAACTACGCGGGCCGGCCCTCGCCGCTGTATGAGGCCGCCCGGCTGGGCGAGCACGCCGGCGGCGCGCGCATCTTCCTCAAGCGAGAAGACCTGAACCACACCGGCTCTCACAAGATCAACAACGTCCTTGGCCAGGCGTTGCTGGCTCAGAGGATGGGCAAGACCCGGGTGATCGCCGAGACCGGAGCCGGTCAGCACGGCGTCGCCACGGCCACCGCGTGCGCCCTGCTCGGCCTGGATTGCGTGATCTACATGGGCGCCGTCGACACCGAGCGCCAGGCGCTCAACGTGGCCCGGATGCGGCTGCTGGGCGCCGAGGTCGTCTCCGTCGAGAGCGGCTCGAAAACGCTCAAGGACGCGATCAACGAGGCCTTCCGGGATTGGGTCACCAACGCCGACAACACGTATTACTGCTTCGGCACCGCGGCCGGGCCCCACCCGTTTCCGACCATGGTGCGCGATTTTCAGCGCATCATCGGCCTGGAGACCCGGGTTCAGATCCGGGCACAGGCGGGCCGGTTGCCCGACGCGGTCACGGCGTGCGTCGGCGGCGGGTCCAACGCCATCGGGATCTTCCACGCGTTTATCGATGACCCCGGCGTGCGGCTGGTCGGATTCGAGGCCGCCGGCGACGGCGTCGAAACCGGCCGGCACGCCGCGACATTCACCGGCGGCTCACCCGGGGCTTTCCAGGGATCGTTCTCCTACCTGCTGCAGGACGAGGACGGTCAGACCATCGAATCCCATTCGATCTCGGCGGGTTTGGATTACCCGGGGGTGGGCCCCGAACACGCCTGGCTCAGGGAAACCGGACGCGCCGAATACCGGCCGATCACCGACGCCGAGGCGATGGACGCGTTCGGCCTGCTATGCCGCACCGAAGGCATCATCCCGGCCATCGAATCCGCGCACGCGGTCGCCGGTGCCCTCAAGCTGGGTGTCGAGCTGGGACGGGACGCGATCATCGTGGTGAACCTGTCGGGCCGCGGCGACAAGGACGTCGAGACGGCCGCGAAGTGGTTCGGGCTCCTGGACCGGGGCAAGCAATGA
- the trpC gene encoding indole-3-glycerol phosphate synthase TrpC: MSPASVLDSILEGVRADVAAREAVISLPEIKAAAAAAPPPLDVMAALREPGIGVIAEVKRASPSAGSLAPIADPAKLARAYEEGGARIISVLTEERRFRGSLDDLDAVRASVSIPLLRKDFVVQPYQIHEARAHGADMLLLIVAALDQSALVSMLDRTESLGMTALVEVHTEQEADRALRAGANVIGVNARDLTTLEVDRDCFARIAPGLPSNVIRVAESGVRGTGDLLAYAGAGADAVLVGEGLVKSGDPRAAVADLVTAGTHPSCPKPAR, translated from the coding sequence ATGAGTCCGGCGTCCGTGCTTGACTCCATCCTCGAGGGAGTCCGGGCCGACGTTGCCGCGCGCGAAGCCGTTATCAGCCTGCCCGAGATCAAAGCGGCCGCCGCCGCGGCGCCGCCACCGCTGGACGTGATGGCCGCCCTGCGCGAGCCCGGCATCGGCGTCATCGCCGAGGTCAAGCGCGCCAGTCCGTCGGCGGGTTCGTTGGCGCCCATTGCCGATCCGGCGAAGCTGGCCCGCGCCTACGAAGAGGGCGGCGCCCGGATCATCAGCGTCCTGACCGAGGAACGACGTTTCCGCGGCTCGCTCGACGACCTCGACGCGGTGCGTGCTTCCGTCTCAATTCCGTTGTTGCGCAAGGACTTTGTGGTGCAGCCCTACCAGATCCACGAGGCACGCGCGCACGGCGCCGACATGTTGTTGCTCATCGTCGCCGCGCTGGACCAGTCGGCGCTGGTGTCGATGCTGGACCGCACGGAATCGCTCGGTATGACGGCCCTCGTCGAAGTGCACACCGAGCAAGAGGCCGACCGGGCGCTGAGGGCGGGGGCCAACGTGATCGGCGTCAACGCCCGCGATCTCACGACGCTCGAGGTGGACCGGGATTGCTTCGCGCGCATCGCTCCCGGGCTGCCCAGCAACGTGATCAGGGTCGCCGAGTCCGGGGTCCGTGGCACCGGCGACCTACTGGCGTATGCCGGCGCGGGTGCCGACGCCGTATTGGTCGGTGAGGGTCTGGTCAAAAGCGGTGACCCGCGCGCGGCGGTTGCCGACCTGGTCACCGCGGGCACCCATCCGTCCTGCCCGAAACCGGCTCGCTAG
- a CDS encoding TIGR02234 family membrane protein yields MAETRRGRLAIRIAQLLLAVAAGALWAASRLPWVVIRSFDGLGQPKEVTLSGASWSTALLPLALLMLAAAVAALAVRGRPLRALAGLLAAASLAVGYLGVSLWVIPDVAMRGADLAHVSVMSLVGTERRYWGAGLAVAASVCTLIAAVLLMRSASDSRSARESATKYAAPATRRSNVLREGADGAMLERPETPEMSERMIWDALDEGRDPTDRPRGSDTEGR; encoded by the coding sequence GTGGCTGAGACCCGCCGGGGCCGGCTGGCGATTCGGATAGCCCAGCTGCTGCTGGCGGTCGCCGCCGGCGCGCTGTGGGCGGCGTCGAGGCTGCCGTGGGTCGTCATCCGCTCGTTCGACGGGCTGGGCCAGCCCAAGGAGGTGACCCTGTCGGGCGCGTCCTGGTCGACGGCGCTGCTGCCGTTGGCGCTGCTCATGCTGGCCGCCGCCGTCGCGGCGCTCGCGGTGCGCGGCCGGCCGCTGCGGGCGCTGGCGGGCCTGCTGGCGGCGGCCAGCCTCGCGGTCGGCTATCTGGGGGTCAGCCTGTGGGTGATTCCGGACGTGGCGATGCGCGGCGCCGACCTGGCGCACGTCTCGGTGATGTCGCTGGTGGGAACCGAGCGGCGGTACTGGGGGGCGGGGCTGGCGGTCGCCGCGTCGGTGTGCACCCTGATCGCGGCCGTCCTGCTGATGCGGTCGGCCTCGGACTCCAGGTCGGCCCGCGAAAGCGCCACGAAATACGCCGCGCCGGCGACCCGTCGGTCCAATGTGCTACGCGAAGGCGCCGACGGCGCGATGCTGGAGCGACCGGAAACGCCGGAGATGTCGGAGCGGATGATATGGGATGCGCTTGACGAGGGACGCGACCCGACCGATCGGCCCCGCGGGTCTGACACCGAGGGTCGGTGA
- a CDS encoding anthranilate synthase component I — translation MHDHLAATTSREDFRQLAAEHRVVPVTRKVLADSETPLSAYRKLAANRPGTFLLESAENGRSWSRWSFIGAGAPSALTVRDGEAVWLGAVPWDAPTGGDPLHALRATLGLLATGPLHGLPPLSGGMVGFFAYDLVRRLERLPALAIDDLRLPDMLLLLATDVAAVDHHEGTITLIANAVNWNGTDERVDEAYDDAVARLDVMTAALGQPLPSTVATFSRPEPRNRAQRTVEEYGKIVDYLVEQIAAGEAFQVVPSQRFEMDTDVDPIDVYRMLRATNPSPYMYLLHVPNDAGATDFSIVGSSPEALVTVADGWATTHPIAGTRWRGQTDEEDQLLEKELLADDKERAEHLMLVDLGRNDLGRVCAPGTVRVEDYSHIERYSHVMHLVSTVTGMLAEGRTALDAVTACFPAGTLSGAPKVRAMELIEEVEKTRRGLYGGVVGYLDFAGNADFAIAIRTALMRDGTAYVQAGGGVVADSNGPYEYTEATNKARAVLNAIAAAETLTPPDAGPRG, via the coding sequence GTGCATGACCACCTCGCCGCCACCACCTCACGGGAGGACTTCCGCCAGCTGGCGGCGGAGCACCGTGTGGTTCCGGTGACCCGCAAGGTCTTGGCCGACAGCGAGACGCCGCTGTCGGCTTACCGCAAGCTCGCGGCCAACCGGCCGGGCACGTTTCTGCTCGAGTCCGCCGAGAACGGCCGGTCCTGGTCGCGGTGGTCCTTCATCGGGGCGGGGGCGCCGTCGGCACTGACCGTGCGCGACGGCGAGGCGGTGTGGCTGGGCGCGGTGCCGTGGGATGCGCCCACCGGCGGCGACCCGCTGCACGCCCTGCGGGCGACCCTCGGGCTGCTGGCCACCGGCCCGTTGCATGGGCTGCCGCCGCTGTCGGGCGGCATGGTCGGCTTCTTCGCTTACGACCTGGTGCGGCGCCTGGAACGCCTGCCCGCACTGGCCATCGACGACCTTCGCCTGCCGGACATGTTGCTGTTGCTGGCCACCGACGTCGCGGCCGTCGACCACCACGAGGGCACCATCACGCTGATCGCCAACGCCGTGAACTGGAACGGCACCGACGAGCGGGTCGACGAGGCCTACGACGATGCGGTCGCCCGCCTGGACGTGATGACCGCCGCGCTGGGTCAGCCGCTGCCGTCGACGGTGGCCACGTTCAGCAGGCCCGAGCCCCGGAACCGGGCCCAGCGCACCGTCGAGGAATACGGCAAGATCGTCGACTACCTTGTCGAGCAGATCGCGGCCGGCGAAGCCTTTCAGGTGGTGCCGTCGCAGCGCTTCGAGATGGACACCGACGTCGACCCGATCGACGTGTACCGGATGCTGCGGGCGACCAATCCCAGCCCGTACATGTACCTGCTGCACGTGCCGAATGATGCTGGGGCAACGGACTTTTCGATCGTCGGATCCAGCCCCGAAGCGTTGGTCACCGTCGCCGACGGCTGGGCGACGACGCATCCGATCGCCGGGACCCGCTGGCGCGGGCAAACCGATGAAGAGGACCAGCTGCTGGAAAAGGAACTGCTCGCCGACGACAAGGAACGCGCCGAGCACCTGATGCTGGTCGACCTGGGCCGCAACGACCTGGGCCGGGTCTGCGCGCCGGGCACCGTGCGCGTCGAGGACTACAGCCACATCGAGCGCTACAGCCACGTGATGCACCTGGTATCCACGGTGACCGGGATGCTCGCCGAGGGCCGCACCGCGCTGGACGCGGTGACGGCCTGCTTCCCGGCCGGCACGCTGTCGGGCGCGCCCAAGGTGCGCGCGATGGAGCTGATCGAAGAGGTGGAAAAGACGCGCCGCGGCCTCTACGGCGGCGTCGTCGGCTACCTCGACTTCGCCGGCAACGCCGACTTCGCGATCGCCATCCGCACCGCGTTGATGCGCGACGGCACCGCCTACGTGCAGGCCGGCGGCGGGGTGGTGGCCGACTCCAACGGCCCCTACGAATACACCGAGGCCACCAACAAGGCGCGGGCGGTGCTCAACGCGATCGCCGCCGCCGAGACGCTGACCCCGCCGGACGCGGGCCCCCGTGGCTGA
- a CDS encoding peroxiredoxin, translated as MKTGDTVADFELPDQTGTSRKLSALLADGPVVLFFYPAAMTPGCTKEACHFRDLAAEFAAVGANRVGISADPVEKQAKFADLRKFDYPLLSDTEGTVATQFGVKRGLLGRLMPVKRTTFVIDTDRTVLDVISSEFNMDTHADRALATLRARSSA; from the coding sequence ATGAAGACTGGTGACACCGTGGCCGACTTCGAACTTCCCGATCAGACGGGAACGTCCCGCAAGCTCAGCGCCCTGCTTGCCGACGGGCCGGTGGTCCTGTTCTTCTACCCGGCGGCGATGACCCCCGGCTGCACCAAGGAGGCCTGTCACTTCCGCGACCTGGCGGCGGAATTCGCCGCGGTCGGCGCCAACCGCGTCGGCATCAGCGCGGACCCCGTGGAGAAGCAGGCCAAGTTCGCCGACCTGCGGAAGTTCGACTACCCGCTGCTGTCGGACACCGAGGGCACCGTCGCCACCCAGTTCGGTGTCAAGCGCGGCCTGCTCGGGAGACTGATGCCGGTCAAGCGCACGACCTTTGTCATCGACACCGATCGCACGGTGCTCGACGTGATCTCCAGCGAATTCAACATGGACACCCACGCCGACAGGGCGTTGGCGACGCTGCGGGCCCGGTCGTCGGCCTAG
- a CDS encoding calcium:proton antiporter, whose amino-acid sequence MVKRVSWTAVVPVLAVVLLAATWGEHLGPVLVTVEAAVLIGAALGAVHHAEVVAHRVGEPFGSLVLAAAVTVIEVALIVELMASGGNEAATLARDTAFAALMITTNGIAGLSLSWGSRRYGVTLFNAEGSGAALATLTTLATLSLALPAFTTSHRGKEFSPGQLAFAAVASLLLYLLFVFTQTVRHRDFFLPIAQKGQKRLFAEDESHADPPSTRSALVSLALLFVALVAVVGLAEQESPAVERLVTAAGFPQTFVGVVIATLVLLPETLAAVRAARRGRIQTSLNLAYGSAMASIGLTIPAIALASTWLKVPLVLGLEPTQLVLFALTVVISMLTVVPGRATRLQGEVHLVLLAAYVFLAIVP is encoded by the coding sequence ATGGTGAAACGGGTGTCCTGGACCGCGGTGGTGCCGGTGCTTGCCGTCGTCCTGCTGGCGGCGACGTGGGGCGAGCACCTCGGGCCCGTCCTGGTCACGGTCGAAGCGGCGGTGCTGATCGGCGCGGCGCTGGGCGCGGTCCATCACGCCGAGGTGGTCGCCCACCGCGTCGGCGAGCCGTTCGGGTCGTTGGTGCTGGCGGCCGCGGTGACGGTCATCGAGGTGGCCCTCATCGTCGAGCTGATGGCGTCCGGGGGCAACGAGGCGGCCACGCTGGCCAGGGACACCGCCTTCGCCGCCCTGATGATCACCACCAATGGGATCGCGGGTCTGTCGCTGTCGTGGGGTTCGCGCCGCTACGGCGTGACGCTGTTCAACGCCGAAGGCAGCGGCGCGGCGCTGGCCACGCTCACGACGCTGGCGACGCTGAGCCTGGCGTTGCCGGCGTTCACCACCAGCCACCGCGGCAAGGAGTTCTCGCCCGGTCAGCTCGCCTTCGCCGCGGTCGCCTCGCTGCTGCTGTACCTGCTGTTCGTCTTCACCCAGACCGTTCGGCATCGCGATTTTTTTCTGCCGATCGCCCAGAAGGGCCAAAAGCGGCTGTTCGCGGAGGACGAAAGCCACGCCGATCCCCCGAGCACCCGGTCGGCGCTGGTCAGCCTCGCGCTGCTGTTCGTCGCGTTGGTTGCCGTGGTGGGTCTGGCCGAACAGGAATCCCCGGCGGTCGAACGTCTGGTCACGGCGGCCGGCTTCCCGCAGACTTTCGTCGGGGTGGTGATCGCGACGCTGGTGCTGCTGCCCGAGACGCTCGCGGCGGTGCGTGCGGCGCGGCGGGGCCGCATCCAGACCAGCCTGAACCTGGCCTACGGGTCGGCGATGGCCAGCATTGGCCTGACCATCCCGGCCATCGCGCTGGCGAGCACCTGGCTGAAAGTGCCGCTGGTGCTCGGTCTGGAACCCACGCAACTGGTGCTGTTCGCGCTGACGGTCGTGATCAGCATGCTGACCGTGGTGCCCGGCCGGGCCACCCGGTTGCAGGGCGAGGTGCATCTGGTGCTGCTTGCCGCCTACGTGTTCCTCGCGATCGTCCCCTGA